The genomic stretch GTTGCATCGAGGAGCTCCTCGAGCTCCCCCTCATGACGGACCTCGAGATACAGGCTGCCGTGAGGGTGCTGGCGGCCCTGTTGCCCGCGGCAGCTTTCACGGACTACAGGCTGCTCCACCTCCTCCTCTGCCACATGGTGAACCTCAGCCTCCGGCATGGCATCACTGACGCCATGCCCCATGGCTACGCCTGTTTCGGCTCCATCCTCGGCCCCACCTTCCACCGCTACCAGGACGGCTATCGCTTCGTGAGGGTGGCCTGCGACCTCGTCGAAAAGCACCACTACCTCGCCGTCAAGGCCAAGGTTCTTTACTTCATGGGGAAGATCACCTTCTGGAATCGGCCGCTCCCCGAGGCGCTCGGCTATTACAAGACCGCATTCCAGGTCAGCATCGAGACGGGTGACCTGGCCCACGCCTGTTACTGCAGCAACACCATCCTCACGACCCTGCTCACCCAGGGCGTCCCCCTGAGCGAGGCCTACCGCGAGTCCGAGGTGCGGCTGGACTTCGTGCGCAAGGCCAAATACCAGGGTATCGGCGATGTCATCGTCAGCACCCAACGCTTCATCCGGAACATGCGAGGGTTCACCCGAACCTTCTCGACCTTCACCGACGAGAGGTTCAGCCAGGAGGAATTCGAGGCCCGGCTGGCCGAGAGCCGGGGGACCGCGATGATTTGTCTATACAACATCCTCAAGCTGCGGGCCCGCTTCATGTCAGGCGATTATGAGGAGGCTCTCGCGGCGGCGTCCCGGGCGAGAGAGTTCCTGTGGGCAACTTTTTCCCACCTCCTGATACATGATTACCATGTCTACGACGCACTCACCCTGGCCGCCTTGCATGACAAGGTTCCACCGGATGAGCGTGCGAGCCTTCTGGAGACGCTCACCGCCCATCAGCGGCAGCTCCAGGAGTGGGCGGAGAACCGTCCCGAGACGTTCTTCAACACCTCCGCGCTGGTTTCGGCGGAGCTCGCCCGCCTCCTCGGGAGAGACCTGGAGGCCATGCATCTGTACGAGGCCGCGATCCGGTCAGCGCAGGAGAACGGCTTCGTCCAGAACGAGGGCCTCGCCTACGAGCTGGCCGCCCGGTTCTACCTCCAGCGGGGATTCGAGGACTTCGCCCGCGCCTATCTCCGGAGAGCCCGAGCCTGCTACGAGCGCTGGGAGGCCGACGGGAAGGTCCGGCAGCTCGACGAGCGCTACCCGGAGCTGGTGGAGCAGCCCGTGCTCCCCCTGTCCGGTACGGTCATGGCTCGCCCGGAGCAGCTGGACCTGCTCTCGGTGATGAAGGCCTCTCAGGCCATCTCCGGGGAGATCGTCCTGGAGCGGCTCCTGGAGACCCTGATGCGCGTCCTCCTCGAGCAGGCGGGTGCCCAGACGGGCGTCCTGATGCTGTGCCGCGGAGAGGAGCTGTCCATCTGCGCCGAGGCGTGGCTCGAGAGGGGGGAGGTCGTGGTCCGGCTCTTTCCTTCGGCGCCCTCGGCTCGGGCTCCGCCCCAATCCCTCATCAACTACGTGAAGCGGACCCGGGAGCGGGTCATCCTGGGGGATGCGTCCGCCCCGGGGCTGTCTGGCTCGGACGACCCCGCCGCGCCGAGGAGGCCCCGCTCCGCTCTGTGCCTGCCCATCTTGAGGCAGGGCGAGCTGGTGGCGCTCCTGTACCTGGAAAACAACCTGGCGCGGAACGCCTTCTCCTCGGACCGGATGGCGACGCTCGACCTCCTGGCTTCCCAGGCCGCCATCTCCCTCGAGAACGCCAGGCTCTATTCCGAGGTGAAGGAGGAGAGCCGCGAGCGCAAACAGGCGGAGGCGGCCGCCTCGGAGCGGGCGGCGGCGCTGGCCCGTTCGGAGCATGCGCTCCATGCCAAGAGCCAGCTCCTCGAGTCCATCGTCGCGAGCATGGGCGAAGGCGTGGCGGTGGCGGACGAGAGCGGGCGGCTCGTGCTCGTCAACCCGGTGGCGGAACAGATCGTGGGAATCGGTGTGACGGACACACCCCCCGGGCAATGGCCGGGGAGCTATGGCATCTACCTGCAAGACCAGGTCACGCCCTACCCAACCGAGGCTCTGCCGCTCGTCCGGGCCATCCGGGGCGAGGCCGTGGACAGGGCGGAGCTCTTCATGCGTCACCCCGCGAGGCCGAAGGGAGTGTGGTTGCTCGTGACCGCGCGCCCGCTCAAGGACGACCTCGGCATCCTCCGGGGAGGGGTCGCCGTCATCAGTGACGTGACCGGCGTCAAGGAGGCGGAGGAGACGCTGCGCAGAAGCCAGCACCAGCTCCAGTTCCTGGCCAATGCCAGCCGGGAGCTGGGGACCTCGCTCGACTACGAGACCACGTTCCAGCGAATCGCCAGGCTCGCGGTCCCCGAGCTGGCGGACCTGTGCATCGTCTTCGCGCCCGGCGAGAGCGGGCAGCACCAACCGGTGGCGGTGGCCGATGTCCTCCCGTCTCGGGCCCAGCACGTGCGCGAGTTCCTCCAGCGCCATCCACTGGATGCCAGCGCCTCGACCGGCCCGCACCGGGTGATACGCACCGGCCAGCCGGAGCTCTTCCCGGGGATGCCCGGGCTCCTGGGGCTGCCCATCCCGGTGGAGGATCGGTGGAATGCACTGAGGGAGCTGGAGGGGAAACCATCCATCTGCGTGCCGCTTGGGGCGAGGGGGCGCTGCCTTGGCGTGCTGTCGCTGCTCTCCGCTCGGCCGGGCCGTCGATATGGCCCCGCCGACCTGGCATTGGCGGAGGAGCTGGGACGCCGAGCGGCGTTCGCCCTCGACAATGCCCTGCTCTACCGCGAAGCCCAGGAGTCCATCCGGGTCAGGGACGAATTCCTGTCAATCGCCTCGCATGAGCTCAAGACGCCCCTCACCTCCATGAAGCTGCGCGCCCGGCACCTGGAGCTCACCCTCGCGCGCCAGTCTCTGGAGCCACAGCTCGGCGGCACGGTCTCGAGAATGCTCGAGACGTTCGGTGACCAGTTGCAGCGGTTGGCGCAGCTGGTCGAGCAGCTCCTCGATGTCTCCCGCATCGACATGGGGCGGCTCGAGCTGCACCTGGAAGAAGTCGATCTCTCCGCCATCGCGCGGGGGGTCACGGACCGCCTCGCCGAGCCGCTCGAGAGAGCCGGATGCACTCTGGAGCTGGTGCTCGAGGGCTCCGTCGTCGGGGAGTGGGACAGGCTTCGCCTCGAGCAGGTCATGGTGAACCTGCTCACGAATGCCATCAAGTACGGAGCCCATCGCCCCATCCGGATGAAGGTGTGGAGCGAGGGTGACAGGGCGTTGCTGCGGCTCGAGGACCGCGGGATAGGCATTCCCAAGGAGGACCAGACGCGGATCTTCGAGCGTTTCGAGCGCGCCGCCTCGCACAATTACGGCGGCCTCGGCCTCGGGCTCTTCATCGCGCGGCAGATCGTCCAGGCGCACGCCGGGGGAATCTGGGTAGAAAGCGAGCCCGGGAAGGGGTCGACGTTCTTCGTCGAGCTCCCGCGAAGCTTCACTGGGAGAGCACGGAGATGATGGGCTCGGCTCGCGCGTGGCACACCGCCGTCCTGCTGCCCACGGGTGAGGTGCTGGTGGCGGGCGGCTCCTCGGCGAGTACCACGCTCTCCTCGGCCGAGCTGTATGACCCGGCCACCAACACATTGTAGCTGCCGTAGTGGCCAACGGGTGCGTGGGACGCCTCGACACGTCCCCGCGGGGCTGACTCCCGGATGATTCTGCCATCGCGTCAGGTAGTCGGAGCGGAGATATCGGGGGCTCTGGGGCCCTGATTCAGATCGCTGTTCCCATTTTCTGGCTCTTGGACTGTCTTTCCCGTGTAGGAGAGCGTCTTGAATGCGAGTGCCCGAAAAATCTCCGTCACCCTACCCGCCCGGAGTCCCACGGCATGGATGACGCATGGCTGGCGCGGCTGTACGAGCAGTACGGCTACCTGGTGCACCGGCGCTGCCTCCAATTGGTACGCCGCCCGGAGGATGCCGAGGATGCCTTGCAGGAGACCTTCCTGCGGGTGCGACGCTATGGCCCGCCACGGGAGGAGGGCTCCCTGCTCGCGTGGCTCTACACCGTCGCCGCGCGCTGCTGCTTCGATCTGATAGAGCGGCGCGGACGCGAGCCCGTGGCCGAGCAGGCCCAGCTCGCCACCCTGGAGACGCACGGCCAGGGTTCTCCCGATGACGCCGACCAACGGGCTCTGCTGGGCGTGGCGCTGCGGCAACTCGACGGCAAAACGCGCACCATCGGCGTGCTGCACTTCCTGGACGGCTACACCCAGGAGGAGGTTGCCGAACAGACGGGCTACTCCCGCCGCACGGTGGGCAAGAAGCTCAAGCTGTTCGAGGAACGCATCCGCCAGCTCTGGCAGGGACACCGAACCGAGGAGCTCCCATGAGCCCGCCACTTCCCCCTTCTCTCCGAGGCCCCGGGTGTCCGCCCGCGGCGGTGCTCGAAGCCCTGAGTGCCGGTGAATCCGCACCCCAGGCCACCCTCTCCCACGTGGAAGGTTGTCCCTCCTGCGGTGGACAACTCGCGGCCCTTACGAAGAACCGTGACGCCTTCCTGCGCGCACGCCCCACGGAGCGCTTCCTGAGCCAGCTCGATCGTCACGCCGCCACCCGGCCGGCTCCGGTCTTCTGGCGCCGTCTCTTCCCCGTGCTGGCCGTATGCGTGCCGGTGCTCGCGCTGGTGGTGCTTGCGCCGCGCCTCCTCCCGCAGCAGACGGGGG from Archangium lipolyticum encodes the following:
- a CDS encoding AAA family ATPase; protein product: MPVGLPVLQGYTATEALQKGASSLVYRALRELDGRPVTLKMPLSEHPARRELERLKNEYEVGKKVGGPAAVRPYALERSRDRLVLVLEDFGGLPLAQLLGTPMEPGRFLQLAIRITRALAEVHRHGVAHRDLKPQNILIHPETGEVKLTGFGSASLLPREYQEVLNPRLIEGSLPYLSPEQTGRMNRAVDYRSDLYSLGVILFEMLTGTLPFHASDPLGWIHCHIARPPPSPSDIIPVIPEALSSIVLKLLSKMAEERYQSAPGLKFDLERCLEQWTAHGSIARFPLGAHDVSERFQIPQKLYGREEEVASLMDAFARVVSRGAPELLLVSGYSGIGKSSLVRELHRPIVRARGFFLSGKFDQFKRDTPYATIAQALRELVQQLLTEDEERIADWKRRIQGAVGLNGQLLIEVVPQIELIIGKQPPLRELPPLEAQHRFHRVFQQFMEVFTRQEHPLALFLDDLQWADAASLRLLHYLLTQPETRYLLVIGAYRDNEVSPSHPLMLTLSELRQAGAAVNERVLSPLSVEHLNLLIADTLHQEPRHTYTLAQLIQEKTQGNPFFATQFLTMIYQEGLIEFDRTEAAWRWDINQIRTKRYTDNVVELLVERLKRLPDSTRNALMLAASVGERIETRLLAVIRDMPEEELHREMWEAVREGLMLRMGESYQFLHDRVQQAAYSLLPEDQRSEVHLRSGRLLLSHLPPAEVEERVFAVVDQLNRGASAVVSPEEKERLASLNLLAGRKAKASTAYRSAVKYLSAGVTLLTRGCWEEQYALAYALHEELAECEYLSGGTEEAARLFTRVIERARTRVDKATAYCGLINLHVTKSENERAVGTALEGLELFGIRMSPHPNWSEVEVEYGKIWVSLGGRCIEELLELPLMTDLEIQAAVRVLAALLPAAAFTDYRLLHLLLCHMVNLSLRHGITDAMPHGYACFGSILGPTFHRYQDGYRFVRVACDLVEKHHYLAVKAKVLYFMGKITFWNRPLPEALGYYKTAFQVSIETGDLAHACYCSNTILTTLLTQGVPLSEAYRESEVRLDFVRKAKYQGIGDVIVSTQRFIRNMRGFTRTFSTFTDERFSQEEFEARLAESRGTAMICLYNILKLRARFMSGDYEEALAAASRAREFLWATFSHLLIHDYHVYDALTLAALHDKVPPDERASLLETLTAHQRQLQEWAENRPETFFNTSALVSAELARLLGRDLEAMHLYEAAIRSAQENGFVQNEGLAYELAARFYLQRGFEDFARAYLRRARACYERWEADGKVRQLDERYPELVEQPVLPLSGTVMARPEQLDLLSVMKASQAISGEIVLERLLETLMRVLLEQAGAQTGVLMLCRGEELSICAEAWLERGEVVVRLFPSAPSARAPPQSLINYVKRTRERVILGDASAPGLSGSDDPAAPRRPRSALCLPILRQGELVALLYLENNLARNAFSSDRMATLDLLASQAAISLENARLYSEVKEESRERKQAEAAASERAAALARSEHALHAKSQLLESIVASMGEGVAVADESGRLVLVNPVAEQIVGIGVTDTPPGQWPGSYGIYLQDQVTPYPTEALPLVRAIRGEAVDRAELFMRHPARPKGVWLLVTARPLKDDLGILRGGVAVISDVTGVKEAEETLRRSQHQLQFLANASRELGTSLDYETTFQRIARLAVPELADLCIVFAPGESGQHQPVAVADVLPSRAQHVREFLQRHPLDASASTGPHRVIRTGQPELFPGMPGLLGLPIPVEDRWNALRELEGKPSICVPLGARGRCLGVLSLLSARPGRRYGPADLALAEELGRRAAFALDNALLYREAQESIRVRDEFLSIASHELKTPLTSMKLRARHLELTLARQSLEPQLGGTVSRMLETFGDQLQRLAQLVEQLLDVSRIDMGRLELHLEEVDLSAIARGVTDRLAEPLERAGCTLELVLEGSVVGEWDRLRLEQVMVNLLTNAIKYGAHRPIRMKVWSEGDRALLRLEDRGIGIPKEDQTRIFERFERAASHNYGGLGLGLFIARQIVQAHAGGIWVESEPGKGSTFFVELPRSFTGRARR
- a CDS encoding kelch repeat-containing protein, with protein sequence MMGSARAWHTAVLLPTGEVLVAGGSSASTTLSSAELYDPATNTL
- a CDS encoding RNA polymerase sigma factor, encoding MDDAWLARLYEQYGYLVHRRCLQLVRRPEDAEDALQETFLRVRRYGPPREEGSLLAWLYTVAARCCFDLIERRGREPVAEQAQLATLETHGQGSPDDADQRALLGVALRQLDGKTRTIGVLHFLDGYTQEEVAEQTGYSRRTVGKKLKLFEERIRQLWQGHRTEELP